A genomic stretch from Catenulispora sp. EB89 includes:
- a CDS encoding CHAT domain-containing protein, with protein sequence MRADVQERLASLNRRLEAYTRHGDVSAILADEALSEAKALMGSAGADAPDGGSVPLTVVSAVAWLHWNRALELSGKRGAGDRRIAADLFTAIAGVDPTQVPEQLRLADDAISKDLLPVVWADRAAKLLEQAQRLDDPPALDQAIGLLRRVVAAAPVDHPNRAGWLTNLSIAHRVRLKRLSDAADLEASVAAAQEAAATVRADDPFRAGVLSALGNALQSRFEFLDDIADIDAAVSVLQEAAALTAGHPKRGLYLTNLGLAHQARFERTDDPADIDAANRAHRSATAATGVADPSYGRRMSNLSASLQICAERYANTPDIEEAVTAGRAAVASAPADHPERPGFLSTLGTALAMRYGQSRDPADIDGAVTSHREAVTATPAGHQSLPILLSNYAEMLRFRFEQFNTVADLDLAVSALHEALEILPVDHPQRASMLSDLCRVLRARFDRLGAVADINDAVAVGRQVAAATAVDHPSLGTRLYVLAVALIARFELTGDTADIDEAITVGRRAVKAIAPDHARRPRALSCLSGALLTRFGRTGDVSDLDAAVATGRQAAAGAPRDATLQHNLSFALYVRFERDGELADIDAAVAAGRIAVAEAKADNPERPLYLSGLGTDLRTRFHRTGDPADLDEAITAHRESVESAAADHPDRALCLSMYDTALGDRFSVRGDIIDLHDAVAAGRAAIDLVGPDHQSRATYMFNLGSTLRTRFLVTGDPADIEAAIEVSRLAIAATPADHPYRGRFQYGAGLALHSRFLATGDASDARDALTLWRQATSVATAPIDVRIEAARAWGDLSATLGEWQAATDGYAEAVQLLPLLAWLGAGRRSREQLLSARDGLASDAAACAIAAGQPDRAVELLEQGRGVMWSQMLETRTELTALHEAHPELAASLDQVRAQLDGPAATAETWEVHSSVSNTAPTVDNRIEAARRWNALLDQARALPGFYDFARPPVVEQLRAAAADGTVAMINISRWRCDALLIKQDKVDIKSLPGLTREITVGCVNTYLGALQAFQLAGAEEGADRDAMEHATVSMLEWLWDAITGPVLDALGHRHLPASGQRWPRLWWCPTGPLTVVPLHAAGYHGKPGNRSVLDRVISSYTPTLRALANARTRPRSTLRGRLLLIALPDTPGALPLPAVEGEKAVLTSRFDDAELTLLEGAGATHAAVVRELAAHPWVHASCHGDQNLSDPTSGGLLPYDWRSAGAVSILDVAAAQHEGGEFAFLSACKSATGGVAAIDEAVNLAAALHYAGWRHVIGTLWSVWDADSARITKGVYQRLSKSTTQPAGVNGALSAAAEALHHTLREYRRRDRYDHEPSRWAPFLHIGP encoded by the coding sequence ATGCGTGCCGATGTGCAAGAGCGTCTCGCATCGCTGAACCGACGGCTCGAAGCCTACACGCGCCACGGTGACGTATCCGCGATCCTTGCCGACGAGGCGCTGTCCGAGGCCAAGGCCCTGATGGGCTCGGCTGGGGCGGATGCGCCCGACGGCGGGTCGGTTCCGCTGACAGTAGTCAGCGCCGTGGCCTGGCTGCACTGGAACCGCGCCCTGGAACTGTCCGGAAAGCGGGGAGCGGGCGACCGTCGGATCGCCGCCGACTTGTTCACGGCAATTGCCGGAGTCGATCCGACGCAAGTCCCCGAACAGCTCCGGCTTGCCGACGACGCAATCTCGAAAGACCTCTTGCCGGTGGTGTGGGCGGATCGAGCCGCAAAGCTTCTAGAGCAAGCACAGCGGCTCGACGACCCGCCTGCCTTGGACCAGGCCATCGGACTGCTGCGTCGAGTGGTCGCTGCAGCGCCAGTTGATCATCCCAACCGCGCCGGCTGGTTGACGAATCTAAGCATCGCGCACCGCGTGCGCTTAAAGCGGCTGAGCGACGCTGCTGACCTGGAGGCCTCAGTTGCCGCCGCGCAGGAGGCCGCTGCGACGGTTCGCGCCGATGATCCATTCCGGGCTGGTGTGCTGAGCGCGCTAGGCAACGCGCTGCAAAGCCGATTCGAATTTCTGGATGACATAGCCGACATCGACGCCGCCGTCAGCGTCCTGCAGGAGGCGGCAGCGCTGACCGCAGGTCATCCCAAGCGCGGGCTGTACTTGACCAACCTCGGCTTGGCACACCAAGCTCGGTTCGAGCGTACAGACGACCCGGCCGACATCGACGCCGCAAACAGAGCGCACCGGTCGGCGACTGCGGCCACGGGTGTTGCAGACCCCAGTTACGGCCGCCGGATGAGCAATCTGAGTGCCTCGCTGCAGATCTGTGCAGAGCGATACGCCAATACGCCCGACATCGAGGAAGCTGTCACGGCCGGCCGGGCCGCCGTCGCTTCCGCTCCCGCTGATCACCCCGAGCGCCCGGGGTTCCTCTCTACCTTGGGGACCGCGCTGGCGATGCGGTATGGGCAGTCAAGGGATCCCGCGGACATTGACGGCGCGGTGACCTCCCACAGGGAAGCAGTCACGGCCACGCCTGCTGGGCACCAGTCTCTCCCGATTCTGCTCTCCAACTATGCCGAGATGTTGCGCTTCAGGTTCGAGCAATTCAACACGGTCGCCGATCTGGACCTCGCTGTTAGCGCATTGCACGAAGCGCTCGAGATTCTGCCTGTAGACCATCCCCAGCGCGCGTCGATGCTCTCCGACCTCTGTCGAGTCTTACGCGCCCGTTTTGACCGCCTCGGAGCCGTCGCGGATATCAACGACGCCGTTGCCGTCGGTCGACAGGTTGCTGCGGCGACTGCGGTCGACCATCCGAGTCTAGGCACGCGTCTATACGTGCTTGCTGTGGCGCTGATCGCCCGCTTCGAGCTGACTGGCGACACGGCAGATATCGACGAAGCTATCACCGTCGGCCGGCGGGCCGTAAAGGCCATCGCCCCCGATCATGCGAGACGGCCCCGCGCGCTGTCCTGTTTGAGCGGTGCACTGCTGACCCGCTTTGGTCGCACAGGTGACGTCTCTGATCTGGATGCGGCAGTAGCGACCGGTAGGCAGGCCGCTGCCGGGGCACCTCGTGACGCGACGCTTCAGCACAACCTGTCGTTCGCGCTGTACGTGCGCTTTGAGCGGGACGGGGAACTTGCCGACATCGATGCGGCCGTGGCCGCGGGGCGCATAGCGGTCGCTGAAGCCAAGGCCGACAACCCGGAACGGCCGCTCTACCTGTCCGGCCTCGGTACCGACCTGCGCACCCGGTTTCACCGGACCGGGGACCCAGCCGATCTCGACGAGGCGATCACCGCACACCGCGAATCGGTCGAGTCAGCCGCCGCCGATCACCCAGACCGGGCACTGTGCCTGTCTATGTACGACACCGCCCTTGGTGACAGGTTCTCTGTGCGCGGCGACATCATTGATCTACACGATGCGGTCGCTGCTGGGCGCGCCGCAATCGATCTGGTCGGGCCCGACCATCAAAGCCGCGCGACGTACATGTTCAACCTCGGTAGCACGCTGCGCACCAGATTCCTCGTCACCGGGGACCCGGCCGACATCGAGGCGGCGATCGAGGTCAGCCGGCTGGCAATCGCGGCGACGCCCGCCGACCATCCGTACCGCGGCCGATTCCAGTACGGCGCTGGGCTCGCGCTACACTCCCGGTTCCTGGCAACCGGCGACGCGTCGGATGCACGGGACGCACTCACCCTGTGGCGGCAAGCCACCTCGGTCGCAACGGCACCGATAGATGTCCGTATCGAAGCGGCCCGAGCCTGGGGCGACCTGTCGGCAACGTTGGGCGAATGGCAGGCTGCAACGGACGGATATGCCGAGGCAGTGCAACTACTGCCGCTGCTCGCGTGGCTCGGCGCGGGCCGTCGCAGCCGTGAGCAATTGCTTTCTGCCCGCGACGGACTTGCCAGCGACGCCGCGGCGTGCGCGATCGCGGCCGGGCAGCCGGACCGGGCAGTTGAACTGCTCGAACAGGGCCGCGGAGTTATGTGGTCGCAAATGCTGGAGACCCGCACCGAATTGACGGCGCTGCACGAAGCGCATCCGGAACTGGCTGCGTCACTGGACCAGGTGCGCGCCCAACTCGATGGTCCCGCCGCGACCGCCGAGACCTGGGAGGTTCACAGCTCCGTCAGCAACACGGCACCCACCGTCGACAACAGGATCGAAGCCGCCCGCCGGTGGAATGCCCTGCTCGATCAGGCGCGAGCGCTTCCCGGATTCTACGACTTCGCGCGTCCTCCGGTAGTAGAGCAGCTGCGCGCTGCCGCCGCCGACGGCACCGTCGCGATGATCAACATCAGCCGATGGCGCTGCGACGCGCTGCTGATCAAACAGGACAAAGTCGATATTAAGTCGCTACCAGGCCTGACCCGGGAGATCACAGTTGGTTGCGTGAACACCTACCTGGGAGCTCTGCAGGCGTTCCAGTTAGCCGGAGCCGAGGAGGGCGCCGACCGCGATGCGATGGAACATGCCACGGTATCAATGCTTGAATGGCTTTGGGATGCGATCACCGGCCCTGTGCTGGACGCCCTTGGCCACCGTCATCTTCCCGCGAGCGGCCAGCGGTGGCCGAGGCTCTGGTGGTGTCCGACCGGCCCGTTGACCGTCGTGCCTCTCCACGCTGCCGGATATCACGGCAAGCCCGGTAACCGCAGCGTGCTCGACCGGGTCATCTCCTCGTATACGCCTACCCTCCGAGCCTTGGCCAACGCCCGAACCAGGCCACGGTCCACATTGCGAGGACGCCTACTCCTGATTGCTTTGCCCGACACCCCAGGAGCCCTGCCACTACCCGCTGTAGAGGGCGAGAAGGCTGTCTTGACCAGTCGGTTCGATGATGCCGAACTTACCCTGCTCGAAGGTGCAGGCGCCACGCACGCCGCCGTCGTCCGCGAACTCGCCGCGCATCCGTGGGTGCACGCGTCCTGTCACGGCGACCAGAACCTGAGTGATCCGACCAGCGGCGGGCTGCTGCCCTACGACTGGCGTAGTGCCGGGGCCGTCAGCATCCTGGATGTGGCCGCCGCGCAACACGAAGGCGGTGAGTTCGCGTTCCTATCGGCCTGCAAGAGCGCCACCGGCGGCGTCGCTGCGATTGATGAGGCTGTCAACCTCGCCGCAGCCTTGCACTACGCAGGCTGGCGCCATGTCATCGGGACCCTCTGGTCAGTATGGGACGCCGATTCCGCCCGGATCACGAAA